Part of the Antechinus flavipes isolate AdamAnt ecotype Samford, QLD, Australia chromosome 2, AdamAnt_v2, whole genome shotgun sequence genome is shown below.
TAGATATCAGTGAAGGCATCTAGGACCCCAGAATAAAAGGTTgaagggaggggttgggggacAGAGTTGGAAGTGAAAAGAGTGAGGGGGTTAGGGACTGGGGATGTCCTGTGAAAGTAGGATGGAGACAGGAGTTAGGAGGCTCCAGGAGTGTCTGGCTCATTGTAAACATCATGTGTATGTGTCCCCCACAGGGAAGAACCCCACAGATGAATACCTAGAAGGGATGATGAGTGAGGCTCCTGGACCTATAAATTTCACCATGTTCCTGACCATGTTTGGAGAGAAGCTGAATGGGACGGACCCCGAGGATGTTATCCGAAATGCCTTCGCTTGCTTTGATGAGGAGGCCTCAGGTTGGCTGGGTTGCAGTTTCTCGGGGACCTAAGGGAGTATCTCATCCTTGCCTAATGTAATAGCTTACTCTATAGGATCTCAGAATTTGGCAAGGGACCTAAGGGAAGGTTTTGCAGTTTTAAGTTCTTCAGAAGTGGCCAGCTCAAGCCCATCTTGGTATCTGGACTTCAAGGAGCTGAATGGGCTAAGGGCTCATCCGGAGGACTTAAAATTACCCACTGCCTCTTAGTGAACTTATTTGCAACAAACCTAGAAATAAATCTCCCATTGCCTTTTttggggagtggagggaagatAGGAATTCTGGATCTGCGGAAACTCCTATCTCCAACATAAAAAAGCCTCATAGACGGTTCTGCTTTTttgtctcccctcccctctctgggtccctgccctcaggagTCATCCACGAGGACCACCTTCGGGAGCTGCTCACCACTATGGGTGACCGATTCACAGACGAGGAGGTAGATGAGATGTATCGAGAGGCGCCCATTGACAAGAAGGGCAACTTCAACTATGTGGAGTTCACCCGGATCTTGAAGCATGGAGCCAAGGACAAGGATGACTAACCTTTTCACCTTCAACATTTCTTGTTCTCACCACACCCTTCCACCCCACTCCCACCTTCCGTGCTCTTCATGCCCCTTGCATTCCACACAGCTGCCATGTACCAGGAAGGTTGATGAGCTCTTGCCTGACCTTAGATCTGACATATTTGCTGAGCAAGACGGCTGAGAGCCCCTGAGCTTTGGGGATGGATGTCCCTCATTTTTGTCAAAGGGATTAGAGCCATCTAGCCTACCTGAAGGGATATTCAGGGAAGGTGGATCTCTTCCTTGGCAAGTATCAACCCGGGGCTTCACAGCTTTTCTACCACATACTATCATTCAAGGCTCCAAACAAGGGAAGGAgcctttaagtgacttgcccaaagctgATCACCTGTCCTCTTTCCCAGTGGCCCGCAGGGACCAACTTTCCTTCAGCCCCAGTCCCTTGCCACTGCCTCATCTGGTTAATGTGGCCTATTCCAAGATAACACATTCCTTCCTCTTACAGGGGACCCTAAAATATTCCTCTGTTTCTTTTGTGTCTCCTGCACACACCCTGCCCCTTCAACATCATTCACTTGCTTCCCCCAAGGTACACAAAGGAAAGGAGCATTGCACCAGCACCTGTCCAGCTTCCAGATGGGGTTTGAGTGGGTGTCTAAGGAAGTGGAGCCTATTGGTGTGCACGATGCATGTTAAAGCCAAGTGTGGCTTGTATGAATCCATGTGTATGtgattacatgtgtatatatctatacatctgTGTAATGTAATATGTTCTGGTACATGTGTTTCCAAGGCTTAATGCCAACTTTAGATTTGGGCAAGAAAGAGTAGACACTAGCCCAAGGTGACTCAGTTTGACTCAGTTGTCCCCTGTGCAATGAAGGGGATAAGGATTGGGGAGGGTTACCCATATGGGAATTCAAGTTTGGGTGCCTGGGGGTTGGGAATGGCATTTCTCCAAAGGCTGGATCTTGATATCTTTATGGTAACCCTGCCCCAACCTGTTCTATTCCCCTGCCCTGGCAATCTCCTGGATCCTCTGCTCAAAGACATTTGTCCCTCTGAGCTATGTCCCTATTACGGAGAACataccttccctttcttctcactctcAGAAAATCTTGTTGCATCCTGTTTCTTTTGCATCTTATCTCCCCAcgccaaaagaaaaaagaagccaggacttgagttcaaatgtatttGCCACCTGTGACTTTTCCAGCCAAGTCTTATTTCCCTCTTCTGGTTTCTCATCTAGAAAAGGTGTTGTACTAAGGAAGCAATCCCAAATTACAGTCTGAGCACCTACCCGCTTCCTTTGTCCTTTCCTCCTttagtcaaaactattttcataataatattgatatattaCTCTCTAATGCAGTAAATATCAATAAGTGTaatacataaacaaaagctctttgagaTCCTTGGTAATTTTTAAGAGTGGCATGGGATTCTTAGACCAAAAAGATTGAAAACCATTATATGAGGGGCTCTTCCAAGCCCACTGCAATCCTCTTGATCTCTCTCTCTTGACCCTTTACAATGAGGAAGAAGCCTTTCTGACAACCAGACCACAGATTTTTTGATTGTAAGCCTTTAAAGAGGGAATTATCTTGGTCTGCTTGGTTCTCTCTAAATCAGGTAGAGTCTAcctggggtcctcaaacttttaaaatagggggccagttcactgtccctcagactgatggagggccggactatagtaaaaataaaaacttggttTTGTgagcttttaaataaagaaacttcatagccttgggcgAGGGGGATAaaagtcctcagctgccacatctggcccgtagtttgaggatccctgagaCCTTTTCTAAGTACCTTCATAGGCCCTTCCTTGACATCTCAAATGGGTAATGACTGGCCCTATAAAGTAGGTAAGAGCCTTAACTTCCTGATCTATGTCCACATCTCTCCCAGGGTCTCTTCCCTTCACTTTTCTGGTTGGGTTTCTGTTTGGAAAGAATCCAGAGCTCGAGATTGGGACTTGAGTTTAATTACAGATCATTATTTTCTTAGTGACCCTAGAGAAATATTTTCCCCTATGGGCCTCACTATAATAGTGGACATAAAATCATCTGGAAAGGCTGGTCTCTGAAAGCAGAAATAAGAGTTATTCTCATGTCCATTACTGGCATCTGTGTTTGCCAGGTCAGCAAGGTATAACCAAATTCCACTCAGGCTTATGCCATTATATTTGACAAATGCATTCTCCTGATGCCAGGCAAGTAGGTGGTCCCAGAATTTCTCAGAGTTAAAAAACCCactaaggcccagagaagaaaagggatttATCTACAATCACACAGCAAGTCAGGTAGATCTAGGAAGCcaggtcaatcaatcaacatttactaACCATATACTCTGCCTGGCCCTGTGCTAAGCTTGAGTAATCAAAGTTTAAAGTAAAGTAGTCATAACCTCAGAACTATAGGGAAGTTAGAAATTAGATCTAGAGAATTGAGAGGTCATCTCCaccccctctcattttacagatgaggaaacttgaggcttGGACAATACAATTACCccaaagtcatatttgaattttgaaCAAAATTTGAACAAATTCCTGACATTACATTCAGTGCTGCCCTGTTCGCCCACCCCCCACTATACTCTTAACTATGTCTTGATTCCTCACAGCCTCACTGGAACCCGATTCCAGGCCATCCCAATATGTTCTTTAACACACCAGCAGAGAAATTTTGGAATCTGGAACAATCAGAAGTTAAAGGCTTACTGCCCTCAGATAAAGTTGTTGCTAATACCCTAAAAgcaaagggtgggggaagggagggaaaaacttCTGGGAAGAGAAGAAGTACTCTCAGCATACTATTAGGTGTCTTACAAATTttcagccttgggaccaaacTTTCATCTTAGGCACAACTAAGTACCTGAGGGTGGGAGGTGGGGAACAGGGAAGCAGAGCaggaggatgggggtgggggggtgtgCCTGCTTTGATACAGGGAATACTTCAACTCAACCCAGTGAAAAATAACCCTGAATTAGCGTCACACTTAATCTTAGCATATCCGTGGCAGGATCTCTTTTGCTTTCaccagagattttttttggggggctttTAGGGGTTTTTTTAGGGTTTGGATTTTTGGGGCGGAGTGGGAGGCCATGGATTGCTGAGATGAGGGAAAGGAGCGGACAGAGAGAGCACAGTTATGTACCGCAAAATTAACATAGGTGTTTATTTGGAATGTGGACttctttcagaatcttcctataaaatttaatttggtcATGTAAATTTACATAAAGCAAGAACTGTATCTCTAATAGCTTCCTTTCAGATCTTCCCTTAAGGAAGACTCACTTTAgattggggaaggggggagaccAATTGGTCTTGGGACTGATTCAGGTCTGCCTAATATTGCTTTTGGGGACCTTAACCCTATCCTGCTTCTGGTCTCTCTCCTCCCTATCCATCCCTCTCTCCAGCTTGAATCTTAGCCAGCTCTGGTATTTGCCTTTTTTGCTGAGCTTCTGTCTCCCTGTTAACAGGTAGACCCCTTCCACATCTTAACTTCTTCACCCTCTGGAAATTTTTCCTGAGTGACCCCACCTTACTCTAC
Proteins encoded:
- the MYL9 gene encoding myosin regulatory light polypeptide 9, translating into MSSKRAKAKTTKKRPQRATSNVFAMFDQSQIQEFKEAFNMIDQNRDGFIDKEDLHDMLASLGKNPTDEYLEGMMSEAPGPINFTMFLTMFGEKLNGTDPEDVIRNAFACFDEEASGVIHEDHLRELLTTMGDRFTDEEVDEMYREAPIDKKGNFNYVEFTRILKHGAKDKDD